A single region of the Theileria annulata chromosome 4, complete sequence, *** SEQUENCING IN PROGRESS *** genome encodes:
- a CDS encoding uncharacterized protein (Tap579b07.q1c.cand.96 - score = 70.12): MFESSENSNTTIEVSDESSKPLENPPNDTQPQSEEKGLLTKLDLEKLAERLTDVGVKPKVTFDDEKWSKICKITRNILLANIKQYNNDSYKRELSSSSPVILSHDLKVPSDHTPALPEPSIELWNLNILEFISLSSGCKRDGLNLSFKIVESTHYHHKFPDHPHGKHKVMNKLPPITIQGKQFKYDSAQLISMIQKSQRYPMYEKSMSELKGRVLEKYNLKGEVKIPPNWEKRVGYETSNWDMPSSCNTGSIFSLGSLKNDKKASSDPDIVSANNALKNLSCLVPGFQYAKKTQPEGSSEDVTQMNISDINNFSFVDDDVDDSLKCSRFSKFFKVLKDHQVQTYPTSTLKFRRINSNHHHNLSHF, encoded by the exons ATGTTTGAATCTTCGGAGAATTCTAACACAACTATTGAAGTTAGTGATGAATCCAGCAAACCACTAGAGAATCCACCAAATGATACACAACCACAATCGGAAGAAAAAGGATTGTTAACTAAACTAGATTTGGAAAAATTGGCTGAAAGATTAACCGATGTTGGAGTTAAACCAAAGGTAACCTTCGATGATGAAAAATGGTCAAAAATATGTAAGATAACTAGAAACATTTTGTTGGcaaatataaaacaatataataatgatagTTATAAAAGGGAATTATCAAGCTCGAGTCCAGTAATTCTTTCACATGATCTGAAAGTTCCATCTGATCACACCCCTGCCCTTCCAGAGCCATCAATTGAGTTATGGAATCTTAACATACTAGAATTCATATCACTCTCCTCAGGCTGTAAAAGGGATGGATTAAACCTTTCATTCAAGATTGTGGAATCCACTCACTATCACCATAAATTTCCAGACCACCCTCATGGGAAACATAAAGTCATGAATAAATTACCACCGATAACAATTCAGGGTAAACAATTCAAATATGACTCAGC gCAATTGATTTCAATGATCCAAAAATCCCAAAGATATCCCATGTACGAAAAATCAATGAGTGAACTCAAGGGTAGAGTTTTGGAAAAATACAACTTGAAGGGAGAAGTTAAGATACCTCCGAACTGGGAAAAGAGAGTTGGTTATGAAACTTCAAACTGGGATATGCCTTCAAGTTGTAATACAGGTTCAATTTTCTCCTTAGGTTCActtaaaaatgataaaaaag CATCAAGTGATCCGGATATTGTTTCTGCAAATAATGCTCTAAAAAACTTGTCGTGCTTGGTTCCAGGCTTTCAATACGCTAAAAAAACACAACCTGAAGGGAGTAGCGAAGACGTTACACAAATGAACATAAGCGACATCAATAACTTCTCATTCGTAGACGATGACGTCGAC gATTCATTGAAATGCTCAAGGTTTAGCAAATTCTTCAAGGTTCTGAAAGATCATCAGGTACAAACATATCCAACATCcacattaaaatttaggaGAATAAACAGTAACCATCACCATAATTTATCACATTTTTAA